A genomic window from Prunus persica cultivar Lovell chromosome G2, Prunus_persica_NCBIv2, whole genome shotgun sequence includes:
- the LOC109947426 gene encoding proliferating cell nuclear antigen-like, protein MFQLRLDQGAVLLKQAVTPLVEMVQFADIRISPEDLTLVSVSNNLMFPQVFIALRMRSLMFAQLRCNETRWICINLRHLFSALAPARSEDSIEIHGDEGEDVVGFLFKNPRNRRVRYSEMALIEVYPAADQMQAGFANFKYQVIVGIPSVEFQRHMIRLRCFGETVYARITDTEVRLSVANEEILLTNENCIIGGDVSEENPVTAVFSLHCQSAIMKASHLTSRVWLLHSNSSLPFCMLNFPVGALGNLMFHFPSPEDGDET, encoded by the exons ATGTTCCAGCTCCGCCTAGACCAAGGCGCGGTTCTTCTGAAGCAGGCGGTGACGCCCTTGGTCGAAATGGTCCAGTTTGCCGACATTCGCATCTCACCTGAGGATTTAACGCTGGTGTCCGTGAGCAACAATCTGATGTTTCCACAGGTCTTCATTGCGCTGCGGATGCGAAGCTTGATGTTCGCTCAGTTACGGTGCAACGAGACCCGTTGGATTTGCATCAACCTCCGCCATTTGTTCTCCGCGCTGGCTCCCGCCCGCAGTGAAGATTCGATCGAGATCCATGGTGATGAAGGCGAGGATGTGGTTGGCTTCTTGTTCAAAAATCCCA GAAATCGCCGAGTCAGGTACTCTGAAATGGCATTGATTGAAGTTTACCCTGCTGCTGATCAGATGCAGGCAGGTTTTGCAAATTTCAAATATCAAGTGATTGTTGGGATACCATCGGTGGAGTTTCAACGTCACATGATACGGTTGCGCTGTTTTGGAGAGACAG TTTACGCACGCATAACCGATACTGAAGTTAGGCTCTCTGTAGCGAATGAGGAGATTCTTCTGACGAACGAG AATTGCATTATTGGGGGTGATGTAAGTGAAGAAAATCCAGTTACTGCGGTGTTCAGCCTCCATTGCCAGAGCGCAATCATGAAAGCGTCGCATCTGACAAGCAGGGTGTGGTTACTCCACTCCAATTCTTCACTTCCATTTTGCATGCTGAATTTCCCTGTTGGTGCACTGGGTAACCTCATGTTTCACTTTCCCTCACCTGAAGATGGTGATGAAACTTGA